The following nucleotide sequence is from Pandoraea thiooxydans.
CCATGTTTCTTCAGTGTTTTCGTGCGGAGCAAGTCACGCTGTGGCGCTCATCGGAGCGCTGGCAGGGCGCGTTGCAGATTCGTTTTAAATCGCCGCTTATGCGATGACCGTTCCGTTACAATCGGTTCAGGCGAGATGGTACCGTGGAACCCGCCGCCTGAACAGACCGCTCCGGCTCAAGAATAGAGATATGCCCAACGACGCGCCCCCCCTGATATTGACGTTTGGCCCGGCCGACCCTACTGGCGCCACCGGCGTGCAGGCCGACATCCTTACCTTTGCCAGTATGGGCGGGTACGGTGTCTCGGTGCTGACGGGCTATACGCTGCAAGACTCCCGCACCTGCGACGACGTGGTCGCGGTCGACGCGGAGCTGATTGCCGACCAGGCCCGCATGCTGCTCGAGGACATGCCGATCGCGGCCTTCAAGGTCGGTGGCACGATTCGCGCGGAAAATGCCAGCGCAATCGCCGAGGTCGTCTCCGACTACGACGACATGCCGCTGATCCTGGCGCCGGACTTCACGCTGCCCGGCGAACATCTGCTGAGTGCAGACGAGTTGCGCGAGGCCACCGCGACGCTGCTGGCGCCGCAAACCACGGTACTGGTCGCCAGCCATGCGTCGATCCTGCTGCTCGCGCAACCCTTCCTGGATGCCGACAATGCCCCGCTGGACGAAGCCATCGGCGTATTGCTGGAGCACGGCTGCGAGTATGTGCTGGTCACCGATTCCGGCACGCAGCAGGTGATCAACACCTTGCACGGCGAGACCGGCCTGGTCCGGCAGGACACCTGGGAGCGCATGCCCTATCCGGTGGCCGGCGCGACCGACACGCTGGCGGCGGCCATCACGGCACTGCTTGCCAGCGGTCTCGAGCCGCCGGCGGCCGTGCGCGAGGCGCAGGAGTATCTGCAGCAGGTGATGCTCAATGCGTTCCGGCCCGGCATGGGGCGGTACTTTCCGGATCGCTTCTTCTGGGCGCGTGGCGACGAGAGCGAGGCGGACGAGACGGGTGACTCGGGAGAGTCATCGGGTTCGTGAGCGCCGCTGCACCGGCCGGCGCGGCGGCTAACCTGGTGCCGCGGTGCGCAGGTTGGCAGCGCGCGGCGCGCCGTAGCGCTGCTCCAGTTGACGCACGAACGGCTGCAACCTGTCGCCCTGCGCGCGGCACAAACGCAGCAGATTGCGATATTCCACCGCAAAGGCGGCGCCAGCCAGTGACTTCAAACGCGCGACATTGAGCAGTGCTGGCTCGTCGCGGCCGGCCAGCGCCAGCAGTACGACGTAGCGCTCGATCAGCACATTGCTGGCGCCCAAGGTCAGCGCCTGGCGGTGCGCGGCGATCTTGGCATCGAGCTGGTTGGAGTCGAGCACCAGCGACTCAGTCACGGCGTAGTCGCCGTACGAGGTGAAGAACCGCGCCGGATGCTGGCGGTAGGCCTCGATGCGGCCGGCTTCGTAAGCGACCTCGACGCGCTGGTAGTCCTGATACAGATACCCCAGCACAGCCATCGCGGAAATCACGACACCGACATGGAATCCCCACGTGATGTCAGGCTTGACGCGCAGCAGCGTGCGCGGCTCGGTGAAACCGATCAAAAACATGACGGGCAGCAGAAAGAACGCATACTGCTGCGGATATTCGAGCATCGCGTGCACGCTCAACACGCCAATGAGCAGCAAGGCGAAAACGCCGGGGGCGTCGCGGGTGCTGCGCAGCGCGCGCCACAGCCAAAACAGCAGCGGCACGAGAATCAGCAATGCGCCGATCAGGCCGGTCTTGGCTAGTACGTCGAGCACGACATCGTGGGCATTGTTGGCCATCGCGACAGTGCCAAGATGGTCAGCCAACAAAAACTGCTGGTTAATGAACTCCCCCCAACCACCGCCCAGCCATGGATGCTTGAAAAAGATTGCCAATGCATAGCGCCAGATGTTCAGTCGATCGGAAATTTGCGCACTATTGTGAAAGCGCTCGATCGCCGTGCCAGCCAGTTGCCACGCAAAGCGGTCATTGAGCCAAAGGACGCCCTGGGTGGCCACGGCCAGCACCACCGGCAGCGACAGCGGCACGAGCCAGCGGGCGGTGCGGCGCGGCGGCACCCGCCTGGGTTGAAACTCATCGCGGCCGAGCCACAGGCCGAACGCCGCTATCACCACGACTTGAACCCACGGCGTGCGCGATACCGTCAGCGCCTGCCCCGCGCACAGCAACAGGGTCGTCAGCAGCCAGACGGGCCAGCGAATCCGGCGCAAATGCCAGAGGTAAAGCGCGGCCGCGCAACCGAACGACAGATAGGTGGCAACGTGGTTCGGCTGGTACATGTTGGCGAACAGCCGCCGCCCCTGCACGCCGGTAAATTGCGCCACCACCCATGAAAAATGCGCTTCGAGGCGGGCGGCCTGCACGAACAGGCAGAACACCGAGAACAGCCCGCCGGCCACCAGCGCGTAAGCGGACCAGCGCATCAGCACGGCACGCCAGCCAAGCCGGCTTGCCCAAAACCCCGCGTGCATGACGGTGATCATCGCCAATCCGTACAGCAAGCCGATGACGATCATCAGCGGCTGGGTCAGAGGCAGCAGCCACAGCTGGAGCATCAAGACTGCGATGAATCCAAGCGGCGCCAGCACGGCGCGCGGCGGTTGCAGCAATTGCCTGTCACGCTGGCCGACAGCAATGACTAGGAGCCCTACGAGAACCGCCCATAGAAAGAAGGCCAGGCTTTCGGCGTAGAACGTCGAAATCGGGTAGGTGTGCCAGACCAGATTGAACGGCAGACTCCAGCACAACGCCAGAATCAGGCCGATGCTCGACAGCATGAGGGGGGGGAACAAGGGCGGCTTTCCTGCGGGGGCAAAAGTGCAAGGATACAAAAAAAGCGCTTGGTTCAGAAGCGCTCTTTTTAGCCTGACTCCTGGCTCAGCCCTTTTTGGGCCGGCATTCGGCCGGTGCGTATTTCGGATCGAGCGTGGCGGCGCTGTTCGCGCCATCCTTGGACTCGCATGTCCAGCCGATTTGACCGGACGGGGTCTTGCCGGCCGTCAGCGCCCCTGGGGCCGCATCATTGCCATAGGCGGCCTTGGGTGTGAGCACGAGGGTGCCATTGCCGGCGCGCTCGGTATAGGTAATGGTGATGGTGCCGTTGGTGTCGTTGGTAGCGATGGAGGCGACGTTGTCGGTGGCCATAGGCGGCGTCCAGCCGGCGGCCAGGTGCGGCGCGCCGAGCATGGCGTTCTCGGTCACGGCGGCTTTGGCGGACGATGCCAGCGACATGCCTTCCATCACGCGCGCGCGGATCAGATAATTTTGAAAGGCCGGCACGGCCACAGTGACCAGGATACCGATGATCGCGAGGACGATCATCAGCTCAATCAACGTAAAGCCGCGCGAGTCGGGCTGCTTACGTCGTAAGGTACAGCGATGCTTCATGCAATATCTCCGTGTCAGATC
It contains:
- a CDS encoding PglL family O-oligosaccharyltransferase; its protein translation is MFPPLMLSSIGLILALCWSLPFNLVWHTYPISTFYAESLAFFLWAVLVGLLVIAVGQRDRQLLQPPRAVLAPLGFIAVLMLQLWLLPLTQPLMIVIGLLYGLAMITVMHAGFWASRLGWRAVLMRWSAYALVAGGLFSVFCLFVQAARLEAHFSWVVAQFTGVQGRRLFANMYQPNHVATYLSFGCAAALYLWHLRRIRWPVWLLTTLLLCAGQALTVSRTPWVQVVVIAAFGLWLGRDEFQPRRVPPRRTARWLVPLSLPVVLAVATQGVLWLNDRFAWQLAGTAIERFHNSAQISDRLNIWRYALAIFFKHPWLGGGWGEFINQQFLLADHLGTVAMANNAHDVVLDVLAKTGLIGALLILVPLLFWLWRALRSTRDAPGVFALLLIGVLSVHAMLEYPQQYAFFLLPVMFLIGFTEPRTLLRVKPDITWGFHVGVVISAMAVLGYLYQDYQRVEVAYEAGRIEAYRQHPARFFTSYGDYAVTESLVLDSNQLDAKIAAHRQALTLGASNVLIERYVVLLALAGRDEPALLNVARLKSLAGAAFAVEYRNLLRLCRAQGDRLQPFVRQLEQRYGAPRAANLRTAAPG
- a CDS encoding pilin encodes the protein MKHRCTLRRKQPDSRGFTLIELMIVLAIIGILVTVAVPAFQNYLIRARVMEGMSLASSAKAAVTENAMLGAPHLAAGWTPPMATDNVASIATNDTNGTITITYTERAGNGTLVLTPKAAYGNDAAPGALTAGKTPSGQIGWTCESKDGANSAATLDPKYAPAECRPKKG
- the thiD gene encoding bifunctional hydroxymethylpyrimidine kinase/phosphomethylpyrimidine kinase; its protein translation is MPNDAPPLILTFGPADPTGATGVQADILTFASMGGYGVSVLTGYTLQDSRTCDDVVAVDAELIADQARMLLEDMPIAAFKVGGTIRAENASAIAEVVSDYDDMPLILAPDFTLPGEHLLSADELREATATLLAPQTTVLVASHASILLLAQPFLDADNAPLDEAIGVLLEHGCEYVLVTDSGTQQVINTLHGETGLVRQDTWERMPYPVAGATDTLAAAITALLASGLEPPAAVREAQEYLQQVMLNAFRPGMGRYFPDRFFWARGDESEADETGDSGESSGS